In Dendropsophus ebraccatus isolate aDenEbr1 chromosome 14, aDenEbr1.pat, whole genome shotgun sequence, the following proteins share a genomic window:
- the VCF1 gene encoding protein VCF1, with amino-acid sequence MLPDSRKRRRNNDVSQLPQSKRSNRNPTFQDWEAEAESSSGSDSTNSNVSLDRSSGSENLQTVAGSGPATPQPFSVPEQSALNQGPYVHINQILKEAHFSSLQQRGCPSS; translated from the exons ATGTTGCCTGATAGCAG AAAGAGACGGCGAAACAATGATGTCTCCCAGCTCCCGCAATCTAAACGGAGCAATAGGAACCCCACATTCCAGGACTGGGAGGCCGAGGCAGAG tctTCTTCAGGGAGCGACAGCACTAACAGTAACGTCAGCCTGGATCGCAGTAGCGGCTCCGAGAACCTACAGACAGTGGCCGGATCGGGCCCCGCCACGCCGCAGCCATTCTCCGTCCCAGAGCAGTCTGCGCTAAATCAGGGACCTTACGTTCACATCAACCAGATCTTAAAAGAAGCGCACTTCTCAAGTCTCCAGCAACGGGGCTGCCCCTCCTCCTGA
- the MTNAP1 gene encoding mitochondrial nucleoid-associated protein 1: protein MKDPSAAMEVCPFCGKAFKRLKSHLPHCKTARASTTARETDPRDKYTTANPAPPKTTSTTLPMAERQRLKTKGKAKTEGRKSQGKAMSVSRPTQVTGTVTSGSRAKAATKDAKEAPQATTGTAPVVRSRKEEGRDQVALGKPCLPVQQALVVRPSPEKVDGPRFNVRDRVWTEDVGGDWTGSSAPKHTDTIGSPALYTGVRALHEHIRSDGSSVPWRVPAPAEAPMVIRWATGINTQRPGMSSTVSSIEAEANHKAVETLRKTNEMKMDVPPPPNPLQLVDSPVGLQWIPQLYPSYVQVRVVPGRQDQWGQPGRGTKILEPIGSPAGRGTKILEPIGSPAGRGTKILEPIGSPASRETKILEPIGSPAGRGTKILEPIGSPAGRGTKILEPIGSPASRGTKILEPIGSPAGRGTKILEPIGSPAGRGTKILEPIGSPASRGTKILEPIGSPAELCKAAPILENQSTSKLLMDVRLGDLPAWFAKHRYSPKMVPRFIMNAWGRYYDKYINVRKGGIGGLTMILASYCVLSYTWNYNHIKLDRWRKYH from the exons ATGAAGGATCCATCGGCAGCAATGGAGGTTTGCCCGTTCTGTGGCAAGgcgtttaagaggttaaaatCTCACTTACCGCACTGTAAGACGGCCCGGGCCTCAACCACCGCACGGGAGACAGATCCTAGAGACAAATACACAACAGCCAACCCGGCACCCCCAAAAACAACGAGCACAACCTTACCAATGGCAGAAAGACAGCGCCTGAAAACCAAAGGAAAAGCTAAGACGGAAGGCAGGAAAAGTCAAGGCAAAGCAATGTCCGTATCCCGACCAACCCAAGTGACAGGAACGGTCACCTCAGGGAGCAGAGCTAAGGCCGCCACTAAGGATGCCAAGGAAGCCCCTCAGGCGACCACAGGGACCGCTCCAGTGGTCAGGTCAAGAAAAGAGGAAGGTCGGGACCAGGTGGCATTGGGTAAACCCTGTCTGCCAGTCCAGCAAGCCCTTGTAGTAAGGCCCAGTCCTGAGAAAGTGGACGGTCCGAGGTTTAATGTGAGAGACCGGGTATGGACTGAGGATGTAGGAGGAGATTGGACCGGATCATCTGCACCCAAGCACACGGACACAATAGGGAGTCCAGCTCTATATACTGGGGTACGCGCGCTCCATGAACACATCCGCTCGGATGGAAGCTCAGTGCCCTGGCGTGTTCCCGCACCTGCCGAGGCTCCCATGGTCATCAGGTGGGCTACCGGAATTAATACACAACGGCCGGGCATGTCTTCCACTGTGAGCAGTATAGAAGCAGAAGCTAACCATAAAGCAGTAGAGACTCTACGGAAGACAAACGAGATGAAGATGGACGTGCCACCCCCACCTAATCCCCTGCAACTAGTAGATAGTCCTGTAGGGTTACAGTGGATTCCTCAGCTCTATCCCAGTTATGTCCAAGTGCGCGTTGTCCCTGGAAGACAAGATCAATGGGGTCAACCTGGAAGAGGAACCAAGATACTGGAGCCAATAGGAAGCCCAGCTGGTAGAGGAACCAAGATACTGGAGCCAATAGGAAGCCCAGCTGGTAGAGGAACCAAGATACTGGAGCCAATAGGAAGCCCAGCTAGTAGAGAAACCAAGATACTGGAGCCAATAGGAAGCCCAGCTGGTAGAGGAACCAAGATACTGGAGCCAATAGGAAGCCCAGCTGGTAGAGGAACCAAGATACTGGAGCCAATAGGAAGCCCAGCTAGTAGAGGAACCAAGATACTGGAGCCAATAGGAAGCCCAGCTGGTAGAGGAACCAAGATACTGGAGCCAATAGGAAGCCCAGCTGGTAGAGGAACCAAGATACTGGAGCCAATAGGAAGCCCAGCTAGTAGAGGAACCAAGATACTGGAGCCAATAGGAAGCCCAGCTG AACTGTGCAAGGCGGCGCCCATCCTAGAAAACCAGTCTACATCTAAGCTCCTGATGGACGTCCGGCTCGGGGATCTTCCCGCCTGGTTCGCCAAACATAGATATTCACCAAAGATGGTTCCACGGTTTATAATGAATG CTTGGGGACGATACTACGACAAGTACATCAACGTGAGGAAGGGCGGCATTGGAGGTCTGACCATGATTCTCGCCAGTTACTGCGTCCTCAGCTATACCTGGAACTACAACCATATTA AGCTGGATCGCTGGAGGAAATATCACTGA
- the CPSF4L gene encoding putative cleavage and polyadenylation specificity factor subunit 4-like protein isoform X2 — MQDLIAGFEKFTFDLERDVEGQRGSQILPFTGMDKSGAAVCDFFLRGICRKGPMCPFRHITGEKTVVCKHWLRGLCKKGDHCEFLHEYDMGRMPECYFYSKFGECSNKDCPFLHIDPASKIKDCPWYDRGFCKHGPACKYRHTRRVMCSNYLVGFCPEGPKCKYSHPKVDLVLCSPDHRKNAAAPQRLPVPSLPCDPEPMAKHPAILMELPHISHLTVLTMMHERFKKMQENVCGSLRPLEQVTCFKTLPVRDPSTAASGPPLV; from the exons ATGCAGGATTTAATAGCTGGCTTTGAAAAATTCACTTTTGACCTTGAAAGGGATGTGGAGGGTCAGCGGGGGTCCCAGATCCTGCCCTTCACCGGCATGGACA AGTCCGGAGCAGCTGTATGTGACTTCTTTCTACGGGGTATATGCAGGAAAG GTCCCATGTGCCCCTTCCGTCACATAACCGGGGAGAAGACCGTAGTCTGCAAGCACTGGCTGAGGGGTCTGTGCAAGAAAGGCGACCACTGCGAGTTCCTCCACGAGTATGACATGGGTCGTATGCCCGAATGTTACTTCTATTCCAAATTTG GTGAATGCAGCAACAAGGACTGTCCCTTCCTGCACATCGACCCCGCCTCTAAGATTAAGGATTGCCCCTGGTACGACAGAGGCTTCTGCAAACATG GTCCGGCCTGCAAGTACAGACACACCCGCAGAGTGATGTGCAGCAACTACCTGGTGGGCTTCTGTCCGGAGGGGCCCAAGTGTAAATACTCCCA cccaAAAGTAGACTTGGTTCTCTGCAGTCCGGACCACAGGAAG AATGCGGCTGCCCCTCAGCGGCTTccggtcccctctctcccctgtgaTCCGGAGCCCATGGCGAAGCACCCGGCCATCCTCATGGAGCTGCCACATATCTCCCATCTGACTGTTCTCACTATGATGCATGAACGCTTCAAAAAGATGCAGGAGAACGTCTGCGGAAGCCTGAGACCCCTGGAACAAGTCACATGCTTCAAA ACGCTCCCGGTAAgagatccatcaacagcagcaTCCGGGCCTCCGCTAGTCTAA
- the CPSF4L gene encoding putative cleavage and polyadenylation specificity factor subunit 4-like protein isoform X1, with the protein MQDLIAGFEKFTFDLERDVEGQRGSQILPFTGMDKSGAAVCDFFLRGICRKGPMCPFRHITGEKTVVCKHWLRGLCKKGDHCEFLHEYDMGRMPECYFYSKFGECSNKDCPFLHIDPASKIKDCPWYDRGFCKHGPACKYRHTRRVMCSNYLVGFCPEGPKCKYSHPKVDLVLCSPDHRKNAAAPQRLPVPSLPCDPEPMAKHPAILMELPHISHLTVLTMMHERFKKMQENVCGSLRPLEQVTCFKCGERGHYANKCNRSRYALLMRK; encoded by the exons ATGCAGGATTTAATAGCTGGCTTTGAAAAATTCACTTTTGACCTTGAAAGGGATGTGGAGGGTCAGCGGGGGTCCCAGATCCTGCCCTTCACCGGCATGGACA AGTCCGGAGCAGCTGTATGTGACTTCTTTCTACGGGGTATATGCAGGAAAG GTCCCATGTGCCCCTTCCGTCACATAACCGGGGAGAAGACCGTAGTCTGCAAGCACTGGCTGAGGGGTCTGTGCAAGAAAGGCGACCACTGCGAGTTCCTCCACGAGTATGACATGGGTCGTATGCCCGAATGTTACTTCTATTCCAAATTTG GTGAATGCAGCAACAAGGACTGTCCCTTCCTGCACATCGACCCCGCCTCTAAGATTAAGGATTGCCCCTGGTACGACAGAGGCTTCTGCAAACATG GTCCGGCCTGCAAGTACAGACACACCCGCAGAGTGATGTGCAGCAACTACCTGGTGGGCTTCTGTCCGGAGGGGCCCAAGTGTAAATACTCCCA cccaAAAGTAGACTTGGTTCTCTGCAGTCCGGACCACAGGAAG AATGCGGCTGCCCCTCAGCGGCTTccggtcccctctctcccctgtgaTCCGGAGCCCATGGCGAAGCACCCGGCCATCCTCATGGAGCTGCCACATATCTCCCATCTGACTGTTCTCACTATGATGCATGAACGCTTCAAAAAGATGCAGGAGAACGTCTGCGGAAGCCTGAGACCCCTGGAACAAGTCACATGCTTCAAA TGTGGAGAGCGCGGCCACTACGCCAACAAGTGCAACAGAAGCCGCTACGCTCTTCTGATGAGGAAGTGA
- the CPSF4L gene encoding putative cleavage and polyadenylation specificity factor subunit 4-like protein isoform X3 — MCPFRHITGEKTVVCKHWLRGLCKKGDHCEFLHEYDMGRMPECYFYSKFGECSNKDCPFLHIDPASKIKDCPWYDRGFCKHGPACKYRHTRRVMCSNYLVGFCPEGPKCKYSHPKVDLVLCSPDHRKNAAAPQRLPVPSLPCDPEPMAKHPAILMELPHISHLTVLTMMHERFKKMQENVCGSLRPLEQVTCFKCGERGHYANKCNRSRYALLMRK; from the exons ATGTGCCCCTTCCGTCACATAACCGGGGAGAAGACCGTAGTCTGCAAGCACTGGCTGAGGGGTCTGTGCAAGAAAGGCGACCACTGCGAGTTCCTCCACGAGTATGACATGGGTCGTATGCCCGAATGTTACTTCTATTCCAAATTTG GTGAATGCAGCAACAAGGACTGTCCCTTCCTGCACATCGACCCCGCCTCTAAGATTAAGGATTGCCCCTGGTACGACAGAGGCTTCTGCAAACATG GTCCGGCCTGCAAGTACAGACACACCCGCAGAGTGATGTGCAGCAACTACCTGGTGGGCTTCTGTCCGGAGGGGCCCAAGTGTAAATACTCCCA cccaAAAGTAGACTTGGTTCTCTGCAGTCCGGACCACAGGAAG AATGCGGCTGCCCCTCAGCGGCTTccggtcccctctctcccctgtgaTCCGGAGCCCATGGCGAAGCACCCGGCCATCCTCATGGAGCTGCCACATATCTCCCATCTGACTGTTCTCACTATGATGCATGAACGCTTCAAAAAGATGCAGGAGAACGTCTGCGGAAGCCTGAGACCCCTGGAACAAGTCACATGCTTCAAA TGTGGAGAGCGCGGCCACTACGCCAACAAGTGCAACAGAAGCCGCTACGCTCTTCTGATGAGGAAGTGA
- the CPSF4L gene encoding putative cleavage and polyadenylation specificity factor subunit 4-like protein isoform X4, with protein sequence MQDLIAGFEKFTFDLERDVEGQRGSQILPFTGMDKSGAAVCDFFLRGICRKGPMCPFRHITGEKTVVCKHWLRGLCKKGDHCEFLHEYDMGRMPECYFYSKFGECSNKDCPFLHIDPASKIKDCPWYDRGFCKHGPACKYRHTRRVMCSNYLVGFCPEGPKCKYSQMRLPLSGFRSPLSPVIRSPWRSTRPSSWSCHISPI encoded by the exons ATGCAGGATTTAATAGCTGGCTTTGAAAAATTCACTTTTGACCTTGAAAGGGATGTGGAGGGTCAGCGGGGGTCCCAGATCCTGCCCTTCACCGGCATGGACA AGTCCGGAGCAGCTGTATGTGACTTCTTTCTACGGGGTATATGCAGGAAAG GTCCCATGTGCCCCTTCCGTCACATAACCGGGGAGAAGACCGTAGTCTGCAAGCACTGGCTGAGGGGTCTGTGCAAGAAAGGCGACCACTGCGAGTTCCTCCACGAGTATGACATGGGTCGTATGCCCGAATGTTACTTCTATTCCAAATTTG GTGAATGCAGCAACAAGGACTGTCCCTTCCTGCACATCGACCCCGCCTCTAAGATTAAGGATTGCCCCTGGTACGACAGAGGCTTCTGCAAACATG GTCCGGCCTGCAAGTACAGACACACCCGCAGAGTGATGTGCAGCAACTACCTGGTGGGCTTCTGTCCGGAGGGGCCCAAGTGTAAATACTCCCA AATGCGGCTGCCCCTCAGCGGCTTccggtcccctctctcccctgtgaTCCGGAGCCCATGGCGAAGCACCCGGCCATCCTCATGGAGCTGCCACATATCTCCCATCTGA